The DNA sequence GAAGAGCAGACGAGAGCTTGTTCGTGCAACTTATCGTCGATAAACAACCCTCGGGAGAAGATTTGAAAGAGATCGGTAGGCTCGAAGCTGAGCTTCGAGATCTCGTTGGACTAGATGAGTGAAAACCGCGGAAAATCAATGTTTTCGAGAAATCCCCATGTGATGCCAGTTACAATAATGCTGAAAATGCGGAATTGATTTTGCATCTAGGCGGAAGACGTTCTATAGTATTTGAAGTCGCCTTCCCGCATAGCTCAATGGCAGAGCATTCGACTGTTAATCGAAGGGTTGCTGGTTCGAGTCCAGCTGCGGGAGCCAGTTAAAAGAGCAGCTGAGAAATCAGCTGGATCTTTTGTTATTTAGCTTAAATGAGCAGGTAACATATTCTATAGATTTTTATTTGTGAATACTGTATTTTAATTTAACTCTAAATAAAAGGATCGGTAGCTCACATTCCAGCCTGAAAGCTGGGATTAAAGGCCTGATACTGCTTATACTAGAGGTGTTGAAAACAAATAGTAAAGCAGGAGGTGACAAACATGAAGAAATTTAAGAATATGTTCCGTTCTCGCGAAACCTCCAACGCGCTAATCGTTGAAGCTCGCGCGAAGGATGTTGATTTTGCGATCGATAACCGGACATGGTGAAACAAGTCCAGAATATAAGAAGGCGCACAATGGGGTGCGCATTTTTTATGCTCAAATAACGTTAATAAGATTATTCTTTTTTATTTTTAATACATTCATGGCATGTGTAGTACATGCGCTGGTGGATAAGTGAAAACATATAGTGCGACAAAAGGGGCTATGGATATTGCAACCATAGCCCCTTGTAATTATGCTCTCTGCCAGATTAGGCAACTACTTCTATATCTGGTTTGTCGCGCCATGTTCGAATGGCACTAACAACAAGCAACCAAATCCCGCTAATCCACCAAGGGATTAAAATCCACAGCGGAGTTCCTGGGTAAACTGCCACCCAGATAGCTGTAATAACTACCCATACAATAGCTGCGATTGCATTAAAAATGCGCAAATGCTTTACTCGGAAAGGGTGAATCCACTTCCAAGGAATCAGTGCCAAGACGCTAAAGAGGATGACAACGATCCAATTGGTGATCGCATTAGTCCCAAATAGCCACATAATAACGATAACGATATTCCAAGCGGCCGGAAAACCGACGAAATACCAGTCGGCTGATTTCATCAGGGTGTTTGCGTAGCAGAACATAGAAGATGTTGCAGCTAAAATAGCGGCTGCTATAGCGAAGTATTCACCGCCAAAAGGAAGAACCTTTGCCATAAAAACTACCGGAACCATTGTCCAAGTCATATAGTCGACGATATTGTCCATCATCGTCCCAGAAAACCAGGGGATAACTTCCGTTACTTTAGTTTTACGAGCCATTGGGCCATCGGCCGCGTCTACCACAAGAGCGATGCCTAGCCACAGCCACATCATTTTGTAGTCGTCAATCATCAGCGCACGGATAGCTAGGATGACCCAGATAACGCCAGTCATTGTAAAAGCGTGCACAGCCCAAGCGCTCACATAATGTGAGAGGGGGTATGGGCGTTGGTCTTTCTTATTCACGTTTTCTCCGTCTAATTGTTTGCGACTCATGCTGGCTATACTACCGGACGTATTTAGGGAAGTGAGAGACATTTATGTGGCAATTGCAGCGGTTAATGTCTCTAATTAGTAAGAGAATGTCTAGTTCTGTGCCGATTTTTATTATTACTCGCCTATTAAATATGCGCTCAAAGGTAACAACAGCTGAAAATCTACGCTCACATGGCTACTTTCCTCTAGCATACAAGGGTATTCCTATGGCATAGTAGAGGTATCTAGTGACCAGATGTTAGGTGTTACGGGGAATCTCACCTAATTTAGGAGGTCACGGTGAAACAAAAATATACAACTCGGGGTGTCATCTTCATTCACTCTGTAACACCGGCTGTTCAACCACATGTTGAATGGGCGGTTGGAAGTCTGCTCGGATATCCTGTTCATTTTGAATGGACAGCCCAACCAGCGTTGCCATCGATGAATCGTGGTGAAGTGTCATGGACAGGTGAGGTTGGAACTGGTGCAGCCATAGCTTCTGCATTAGGTGGCTGGGAGCATTTACGATTTGAAATTACTGAGGAAGCCTCGCCTATATCAGACGGTGGCCGGTGGTCTTGTACTCCTGGATTGGGAATCTTTTACGCGCAAACTGATCTGCTAGGCAACGTCGTCGTACCTGAAAATCGAGTTCGCGCAGCGCTTGAGCAAGCTGGTGATGATCCGCAAGAAATGCGTCGAATGCTTGACATTGCATTGGGAACTGCGTGGGATGACGAACTTGAAGTTTTCCGTTATGCCGGTGCTGGAGCGCCAGTTCGATGGTTACATCGAGTGGGCTAACGTTGATTAAACAACGTAGCTAGATCAGCCATTGCCGAAGCCACATCGTGCACTTCCTCCTCCTTGGGTGCATGTATTGGCTTATCGGCAATAAGTTCTATCAGGTCATTAACTGTATGCGCCTGATGGATGAGAGCATCAGCAATATGCTTTTTAGCAAGCATTTCGAGGTTAGTTACCAGAGCCCAGACACTGACCTCATCAAGGTGCAAATCGTCGATTAATCGCGCCTGCGGAACAATTTCTGCGTCTGGAATTTCTGGGGCAATTTCATCTAATGCTACTCGAATGCGTGCCAAGGCAAGATCTTGTGGTTGCGCATCTTCCATTGTTTCCCCCTTATTTCACAATTTCATACTCTAAATACTATAGGCTGTATCTATGGCCTTTATTGATCTTATTAAGCAACTTGCAGAAGATTCCTCTCCGCTTGTCCAACGTGCGGGTGAGTTACGTGTTGCTTTAGCAGCGGATCCAAATAACGCTGAATCATTCGATGAACTGATATCTATTATTCGTTTACTTGGGCAGCAGACGCCAACGGCAGATCCATTGACCGCCGATGATACTTACTCGAGTAAGCCACCTCTAAATTTGGTTCTTTTGGCATTATCTGAGGATCTTGCTTCAGATTTACGAGCCTGGTATCCCTTAATCCAGTTGGCAAAGATTACTATCGACGACGATCCAGCAGCTGCGGTTCATCAAATTGAAGTTGCTGCTGGCCGAGAGGAAACAGGTCAGGCGTTAGCATCTGGTATTAAACTTTTATGCGAAGCTGGACAACCAGATACTGCAATGCAGGTGGGGCTGGGGAGATGGTTGCCCGATGAACACTGCATCGATGTAGGACTCGAGCTTATTCGCGCTGCAATGGCTAGTGACAAGATAGCGGATGCCCAAAGCTTTTTGGATGTGCTGCAGAAGCGTTTTCCGTCCGATCACGATGTTTTAGATATTGTAGAAGAATTAACGCATAAACAGTAATAAGACTAAGGAATCGCTATGGCATGGTATGTTGATCTACATCCTCAAAACCCGCAACAACGAAACGTTGATAAGATAGTTGATCGTTTACGGCGCGGTGAAGTAATCGCGTTGCCTACTGACTCTGGATACGCTATTGCCTGTACTATGGCCAATAAAGAGGGCTTGGAGCGTATTCGTCGTATTCGTCAGGTGGGCGAGAAGCATCATTTCACATTGTTATGCCACGATTTTGCCCAGCTCGGTCAGCTCGTTATTGTCGATAATTCAGTTTTCCGACTCATTAAATCACTGACTCCTGGACCCTATACTTTTATCCTTAAAGGGACGAAGGAAGTGCCGCGGATGACACTCAATGCGAAAAAAGCGACTGTGGGCGTCCGGCTACCAGACCATAAAATAACCCAAGCCATCGTTGAAACGTTAGGAGAGCCGTTATTATCCTCGACGTTGATTATGCCGGGTGAGAGCGAACCGATGAATCAAGGCTGGGAGATTGCGGATCTATTAGGTAACGCTCTTGACGTCGTCGTTGAAGGCCCAGTGGGTGAAGACGGATCAACGACAGTTGTTGATTTAAGCGACGGCGATGTGCGGATTGCTCGGCAGGGAGCCGGCGATACATCTATGTTTGATTAAGAAAGATACGAATTATTCATGACTTCTTTGTTACGAGCAGTGCTCTTTGATCTTGACGGAACGCTAACTGACTCAGGTCCGCTTATTCGGCGAATGATATCTGATGTTATGCGAGCCCGAGCAGGTTTAGATCTGCTTGAGTCAGCGTATTCTCGTTTTGTTGGTCCACCGTTGGAAGATACATTTTGCGAATTAGGCGTGCCTGAATCAGAGATAGAGGACTATATCGACGATTATCGCACTCGTTATTTTGCTCGGATGGATACCACGAAGCTGTTTGATGGAATACTGCCAATGCTTGAACGCATTCAGGCTCAAGGACTCCATACTGCTATTGCCACATCTAAAGGAGAAAAGTCGGCTAAACAAGTGTGTGATATGACCGGCCTGACCCAGTTCGTTGATGTGGTGTGCGGATCTGATCCGGAAGCCGGGCGCACTCATAAACATCATGTTGTAGACCATGCGTTAAGAAGCCTTGAAGAGCGCGCAATGCTTGACCCAAATCAGCGCCAGGAGCCCATGGCATTGGGTACACAATGGTCAACACGTTCATTGCGATTCGACGTCGTTATGGTTGGGGACCGTAGCTTTGATACTCAGGGAGCTGCTGTTCATGGCATACGCACAATCCTTGTTGACTGGGGAGAGGGAACTGCAGAAGAAAAGGCGAATGCCTGGAAGCACGTTTCCTCCCCAGATGAACTTGCTAATCTGCTGACCCGCCAGTGAACTGAGCCTGATATAGGTCATAGTATGCTCCGTGCTGATGGAGTAATTCGTCATGGCTTCCTTGTTCGACGACGCTACCATTGACCATGACTAAAATCATATCTGCATCACGAATGGTAGATAGTCGGTGAGCAATAACAAACGATGTGCGTCCAACACGTAACTCACTCATTGCGCGTTGGACAAGCATCTCGGTACGGGTATCTACAGATGACGTTGCCTCATCTAAAATCAATACGTCTGGATCTGCAAGATAAGCGCGGGCAATAGTTAAAAGCTGTTTTTCCCCGGCTGATAAATTCCCATCCTCATCGTCGATATGCGTGTCATATCCATCTGGTAGCTGTCGGATAAGATGATCGGCCCCTGTTGCTTTGGCAGCCGCCACAACGTCATCAAAGCTCGCATCTTGTAGACCAAAGGCAATATTTTCAGCAATAGTACCAGAGAAAAGCCAGGTATCTTGCAAAACCATTCCCGTTCGGGCGCGCAAGGATTGCCGGGAATAGGAACGGATATCAACTCCGTCGATGCTGATTTTTCCGTCGTCGATATCGTAGAAACGCATGAGCAGATTGACGAGGGTTGTTTTCCCGGCCCCCGTCGGACCGACAATCGCTATTTGACTACCATGTTTAACATGAAGATTCAGTCCGTTAATAACAGGTTTGCCTGGTTCGTAGCCAAAGCTGACATCATGGAAGTCAATGCTTGACGTTTCTTTCAATGGGGGTAATTCGTCGCGAGCGTCAGCAGATATGTCAGGGGAGTCGAGGAAACCAAACAACCGTTCACCGGAGGCCGCAGAAGACTGTAAAGTACTGGCAACTGAAGCAATCATTGAAACTGGATTATTTAACTGACGAGAATATTGAATAAATGCTTGAATACCACCGATTGTTAGTGTGCCCACTAAAACTTCAAATCCACCAACAACGGCAATGATAACAAAAGAAAGATTTGCTACTAGCCCCATAATCGGTTGCGTAAGCATCGATAAGAAATAACCACGGAAACCTGCAGTGAAGAGTTGCTGATTGGCGGTGTCAAATATTTCATTAATATCGTCTTCCATGCCATACATGGCGACTACATCATGTCCAGTAAATGTTTGTTCAACGACTGTTGAGACATCACCAGTTCGTTTCCATTGTTCACGAAACGCCGGTTTGGATCTTTTAAGGATCTTACCAACCGCGAACAATCCTAGGGGGACAGTGAAAAGTGACCATAATGCAAGTGTCCACGATAGATAGAACATAAGTGTTAGAACACCGATGACCATATAGAACGCATAAATAGTTTGTCCGAGTGTTTGCATCAGAGTTTGAACGATATTATCAATGTCGTTAGTCACTCGGGATAATAAATCACCGCGTGATTGTTGATCAACGTATGCTAACGGAAGCCTGTCGATTTTTTGTTGAGACTGTTCTCGAAGCCGAGAGCCGAGATTTTGAACAGAGATTCGTGCCAAAGCACCGCCAGCAAAATTTGTCACGGCATGCAAAACGTATAATGTGACAATAGCAAGGGCTAAGTTACGGAGTTTTGTAAAGTTAACTCCTGATCCGTTGACGCCATCGACGACGATATTGGTAGCGTCGCCAAGCAATTTCGGTGTCATTAACATGGCGAGGGCACTGATAAAGGTCAAAATGACGACGCCGATAATGCGTCCACGTTCAGGGCGGAATAAGCGAGCTAGACGAAGTAGAGCTCCTTTTGTATCGTGAGCAGATTCATCTGCGAAAGGATACTGTGCCATTAACGTGCCTCCTTTTCACTCATTTGCGATGCAACAATTTCTTGATAGGTATTGTTTGTTGCTAAAAGTTCCTCATGAGTGCCAGTGCCAACAATGCGCCCTTGATCAATAACGTGAATAACATCTGCCAGGCGAATTGTCGAAATACGTTGGCCAACAATGAGAACGCAGACATCTTCGATAAAGGTATGAAGATTATGACGAAGCTGTGCGTCGGTTGTGTTATCAAGAGCAGAGAATGAATCGTCGAAAATGAGAATGTCGGCTTGTCGGTTTCCCTCTCTATCGGGTAAACAGCGGTAAATAGCGCGCGCGATAGCTAAACGTTGACGTTGGCCGCCAGAAAAATTAACTCCGCCAGAATCGACGACGGCGTTGATTCCTTTGTCGAGTTCAGAGACGAAATCCCAAGCTTGTGCAGCCTGCAGGGCTTGTTGTACGCGTTCGATGTCAAGGTCTGCGTCTTCTTTCAGTCTACCGGCAACATTTGTAGCAATTGTTCCGGAAAAGAGAAAAGACTTTTGCGGAACAAAGGCAATTGTTGATCGTAACTGGGCCAAATCTAGGTCACGAATATCGACACCGTTGAGGGTTAATGACCCGTGAGTGGGGTCAATTAACCGCGGAATGAGTTTGAGAATCGAGGATTTTCCAGAACCTGTTGATCCGATTAATGCCACCGTTGTTCCTGGCTGGAGAGTACAAGAGATATCAGTGAGAACTGCGTGTTCGGCTCCGGGATAACGCAATGTGACAGATGTGAGGTCATATCTGCGCGGGCGCTGGGGTAGGGGCTGTGGCTTTGTCGGGGAAGAGATAGACGACGACGTGGTAAAAATTTCTGTTAGTCGTGTGGCAGAAACTTGGCCGCGTGGAAAAATCATGACCATAAAACCAGACATCATTACTGATCCCATGATCATCATCAGGTATGAAATGTAAGCAGTTAGCGCACCAACGTTCATCTCTCCACTGGCGATACGATGTCCACCAAACCAAATAACCCCGACTGAAGAAACACCGATGATAAGTTGGGCAGCGGGCATGAGGAACGCCCACA is a window from the Arcanobacterium buesumense genome containing:
- a CDS encoding CDP-alcohol phosphatidyltransferase family protein; its protein translation is MSRKQLDGENVNKKDQRPYPLSHYVSAWAVHAFTMTGVIWVILAIRALMIDDYKMMWLWLGIALVVDAADGPMARKTKVTEVIPWFSGTMMDNIVDYMTWTMVPVVFMAKVLPFGGEYFAIAAAILAATSSMFCYANTLMKSADWYFVGFPAAWNIVIVIMWLFGTNAITNWIVVILFSVLALIPWKWIHPFRVKHLRIFNAIAAIVWVVITAIWVAVYPGTPLWILIPWWISGIWLLVVSAIRTWRDKPDIEVVA
- a CDS encoding DUF3145 domain-containing protein; amino-acid sequence: MKQKYTTRGVIFIHSVTPAVQPHVEWAVGSLLGYPVHFEWTAQPALPSMNRGEVSWTGEVGTGAAIASALGGWEHLRFEITEEASPISDGGRWSCTPGLGIFYAQTDLLGNVVVPENRVRAALEQAGDDPQEMRRMLDIALGTAWDDELEVFRYAGAGAPVRWLHRVG
- a CDS encoding L-threonylcarbamoyladenylate synthase: MAWYVDLHPQNPQQRNVDKIVDRLRRGEVIALPTDSGYAIACTMANKEGLERIRRIRQVGEKHHFTLLCHDFAQLGQLVIVDNSVFRLIKSLTPGPYTFILKGTKEVPRMTLNAKKATVGVRLPDHKITQAIVETLGEPLLSSTLIMPGESEPMNQGWEIADLLGNALDVVVEGPVGEDGSTTVVDLSDGDVRIARQGAGDTSMFD
- a CDS encoding HAD hydrolase-like protein encodes the protein MTSLLRAVLFDLDGTLTDSGPLIRRMISDVMRARAGLDLLESAYSRFVGPPLEDTFCELGVPESEIEDYIDDYRTRYFARMDTTKLFDGILPMLERIQAQGLHTAIATSKGEKSAKQVCDMTGLTQFVDVVCGSDPEAGRTHKHHVVDHALRSLEERAMLDPNQRQEPMALGTQWSTRSLRFDVVMVGDRSFDTQGAAVHGIRTILVDWGEGTAEEKANAWKHVSSPDELANLLTRQ
- a CDS encoding ABC transporter ATP-binding protein — its product is MAQYPFADESAHDTKGALLRLARLFRPERGRIIGVVILTFISALAMLMTPKLLGDATNIVVDGVNGSGVNFTKLRNLALAIVTLYVLHAVTNFAGGALARISVQNLGSRLREQSQQKIDRLPLAYVDQQSRGDLLSRVTNDIDNIVQTLMQTLGQTIYAFYMVIGVLTLMFYLSWTLALWSLFTVPLGLFAVGKILKRSKPAFREQWKRTGDVSTVVEQTFTGHDVVAMYGMEDDINEIFDTANQQLFTAGFRGYFLSMLTQPIMGLVANLSFVIIAVVGGFEVLVGTLTIGGIQAFIQYSRQLNNPVSMIASVASTLQSSAASGERLFGFLDSPDISADARDELPPLKETSSIDFHDVSFGYEPGKPVINGLNLHVKHGSQIAIVGPTGAGKTTLVNLLMRFYDIDDGKISIDGVDIRSYSRQSLRARTGMVLQDTWLFSGTIAENIAFGLQDASFDDVVAAAKATGADHLIRQLPDGYDTHIDDEDGNLSAGEKQLLTIARAYLADPDVLILDEATSSVDTRTEMLVQRAMSELRVGRTSFVIAHRLSTIRDADMILVMVNGSVVEQGSHDELLHQHGAYYDLYQAQFTGGSAD
- a CDS encoding ABC transporter ATP-binding protein — its product is MTLIRLVWRYLSDKKRALGLIVILQFSQVLLSLWLPALNADIIDDGIIANNTPYILTTGALMLIVSFAQICCIIGAMYIGARTAMQVGKELRADAFRHVQTFSATEQHRFGASTLITRATNDITQIQSIILNSFAIVIMAPLLGIGGIVMAIMQDLPLSLLLLAVVPVLSFLIIRTVFALIPRSVLQQKRIDRINTLLREQLIGLRVIRAFTQEKTISAKFDQANRELRTVWLQIGLLWAFLMPAAQLIIGVSSVGVIWFGGHRIASGEMNVGALTAYISYLMMIMGSVMMSGFMVMIFPRGQVSATRLTEIFTTSSSISSPTKPQPLPQRPRRYDLTSVTLRYPGAEHAVLTDISCTLQPGTTVALIGSTGSGKSSILKLIPRLIDPTHGSLTLNGVDIRDLDLAQLRSTIAFVPQKSFLFSGTIATNVAGRLKEDADLDIERVQQALQAAQAWDFVSELDKGINAVVDSGGVNFSGGQRQRLAIARAIYRCLPDREGNRQADILIFDDSFSALDNTTDAQLRHNLHTFIEDVCVLIVGQRISTIRLADVIHVIDQGRIVGTGTHEELLATNNTYQEIVASQMSEKEAR